The Sediminitomix flava genome window below encodes:
- a CDS encoding sulfatase-like hydrolase/transferase, giving the protein MKIIYKGICCLFFLFLTIHVNAQEKPNIILIISDDAGYADFGFQGSKEFKTPNLDKLATQGIVFEQAYVTAAVCGPSRAGILTGRYQQRFGFEENNVPGIMENYNLPDDEMGLPLEEKTMANYMKSLGYRTALFGKWHQGNADQFHPTKRGFETFYGFRGGARSYYEYNEAHPTKKTEDFLEKGFKNYGETDEYLTYTFANAANDFIKKDDEAPFFIILSFNAVHSPMDALKEDLGQFPKLSGKRKKLAAMTLAMDKACGSVFETIESLGIEENTLIVFTNDNGGPTDSNASSNKPLSGTKANHLEGGIRVPFIMKYKGVLSEGERYTYPISTLDLLPTFYQLGKGDLNQLSNIDGVNLIPYLKGELNERPHQSLFWKKENRAAIRDGDWKLLRFPDRPAELYYLPNDQSEQNNLASKYPQKVQKLYKRLFEWELTLARPRWQLKRKYEGKAMERMDKYRLMEKEN; this is encoded by the coding sequence ATGAAGATTATTTATAAAGGTATATGTTGCTTGTTTTTTCTTTTTTTGACTATCCATGTAAATGCTCAAGAAAAGCCTAATATCATACTTATCATATCTGATGATGCGGGTTACGCAGACTTTGGATTTCAAGGGAGTAAAGAATTTAAGACACCAAACTTAGATAAGTTAGCAACTCAAGGTATCGTCTTTGAACAGGCTTACGTCACAGCGGCTGTTTGTGGTCCTTCAAGAGCAGGAATTCTTACAGGTAGGTATCAGCAAAGATTTGGCTTTGAGGAAAATAATGTTCCAGGAATCATGGAGAATTATAATCTCCCTGATGATGAAATGGGTTTACCTCTTGAAGAGAAAACTATGGCTAACTATATGAAAAGTTTAGGATATAGAACAGCATTATTCGGCAAATGGCATCAGGGAAATGCAGATCAGTTTCACCCTACAAAAAGAGGTTTTGAAACCTTCTATGGTTTTAGAGGAGGAGCGAGAAGTTACTATGAATACAACGAAGCACATCCTACAAAAAAGACGGAAGATTTTCTTGAGAAAGGATTCAAAAATTACGGAGAGACCGATGAGTATTTAACTTATACCTTTGCAAATGCAGCTAACGATTTTATAAAAAAAGATGATGAAGCCCCTTTTTTCATCATTTTATCATTTAATGCGGTTCATTCTCCTATGGATGCGTTAAAAGAAGACCTTGGTCAATTTCCAAAACTATCTGGAAAAAGGAAAAAACTTGCTGCTATGACACTTGCTATGGATAAAGCATGTGGTTCTGTATTTGAAACTATTGAATCATTAGGAATCGAGGAAAACACATTAATCGTATTTACCAATGATAATGGCGGACCTACAGATTCAAATGCATCCTCAAATAAACCTTTGAGTGGAACAAAGGCCAATCATTTGGAAGGAGGCATTAGAGTTCCTTTTATAATGAAATACAAAGGAGTCCTTTCAGAGGGCGAAAGGTATACCTACCCAATCAGTACTTTAGACCTATTACCAACCTTTTATCAACTTGGAAAAGGGGATTTAAATCAGCTATCAAATATTGATGGTGTCAATTTGATACCTTATCTGAAAGGTGAGCTCAATGAAAGACCACATCAATCCCTTTTTTGGAAAAAAGAAAATAGAGCAGCTATAAGAGATGGAGATTGGAAACTGTTACGATTTCCAGATAGACCTGCTGAATTATACTATCTTCCAAATGACCAGTCTGAACAAAATAATCTAGCGAGTAAGTATCCTCAAAAAGTACAGAAACTCTATAAACGTCTATTTGAGTGGGAGTTGACATTGGCAAGACCTAGGTGGCAACTAAAGAGGAAATATGAGGGAAAGGCAATGGAGAGAATGGATAAGTATCGATTAATGGAAAAAGAAAACTAA